Below is a genomic region from Lusitaniella coriacea LEGE 07157.
TGGTGACGATATGGGCAATGATGGGGACGAGCAAGTTTCCGGTATAAATGGCGCTAAATCCCAATACTAAACCGATCGCGGTTGCCCAGATAATATAGGGCCATTGTTGAGAACCGCTAAAGTGAAGCACGCCGAATAAAACACTTGAAATAACCACTGCAACGGTATTTGCACCGAATGCCGGTAACATAACACCGCGAAAGAGCAGTTCTTCGCTCAAACCGGGCAATAAGCCCAACCAAATATAATCGGGGAAAATGAGGGGTTTTAGGACTAAATCTAAATAAAAATCGGCGCTGCGACGGTATGCTCCCCACAGACGATACATGATGCTGCTGGCAACGGTGATTCCCAGGGCAATCCCTAATCCTAAAATGACTCCTCGAAGGTCAAATTGAAGCGGTAGAAGCGCAACTTCGCCAATTCTTTGCCACAATTTCGCGATCGCGAGCAAAATAACCGCAGTCACTCCCATCGCGACTAATATTTGCGTGCGAGTCAGGGGTTCAATGTCGGAAGGATTAGGATTTTCCACTATTTTTTTAAGATAAGCGATGCAAAGAGGGTATGTCGGGGCGCAGGGCATCGGGACTAATCCCGGCGCGATGGGCAACCAAAACGCCTACCGCCTCCAAATAAGAGTTTACCGCGATCGTATTAATACCGAGCGATTCTGGGGGAACTTGCATTTGGGTTTGATTTTCTGCCACCGTAATAATACAAGTTTGGCTCAAACTGAGGATCGCACTGCCACCGCAGGCATCCGCCGGAACCACAACGGCATCTACGCTATCCGCCCAAAAATTTTGAGGCGCGTGTTGCTGGGGACTTGTTACGAATTGGGGGGCGCGAGAGAGTCCCACCAGAACGCAGGGAAGGAAGGTGTAGCCTAATTCTTCTGCGGCGGCGCGAGGCGCGACATCGGGATCGGGGGGAAGGGGAGAAAGGGCAGGGGCGTGGGCGCAGGGAACCTGGAATTGACGGACAATGAGGTGGGAAATGACGGCTTCTGCCCCGGCGAGGGGATCTACGCCAGAACCGTGGCGGTAGTTTTGCAGGGCGGCGCTGTCGATATTATCCGGGAAACGAGCAACCACCGCGATCGCGTTCGCCTTAGTTTTTTGGATTAATTGCTCTGCTGCACGCAGCAAACTGCCGGGGTTGTCGATGGTTCCCCAACTTGCCCCAGAAGCGGCTTGACGCAGTTCTACTCCTAGGGGAGCGTCGGTGACGATGAAATCGGTCAAATTCAGCCCTAACGTCGCTCTAGCAGCATCTGCGGCTTGTAGGTGGCGCAGGCAAAGTTCCGGTTCGATCGCGCGATCTAGAATTAATCCGATACGATTTTGGTAGACGGGTTGCAGTCCCCAACTTCCAGCCGCAAAGCGATCCAGCGCGTATCCTTCCACATAGTAAGCGTTGGGCAGATTCCAATAAAGTTGCGCCCCATTGAGAACGTTAGGATGAGTAATCAGGCGATCGCAAGTTTGCGCGATCGCTCTCGCCACGGGCAGTGCATCTCCCGCATAGCCGCCAATTGCCGCCCCCACTCCCGTGGGAACGATTAAAACGACGGTAAACGGACGGGGATTCACGAAGAAACGGTTTCTTGGGTCACAACCGCTTCAACGCGCACTTTTTGCGTATCGCCATCAACATTAGTCGCCGCCCAGCGCAACGGTTCGCCCCGCTTTTTCAGTTCGCTTTCAATCTCTTGCTGTAATTTAACAGGGGTTTCTTGGGGGTCAATTTCCGCAGTAATGAAATGAGTCGTCATATTAATTATTCAGTTATCAGTTATCAGTGAAAACCGCCTCAAGTCGTTCGCTTGGAATCGGTTATCTTTGTTTCGCTATTCCCTTTCAAGGAGAGGCTTGAAACTAGAACCTCATTAGTTTACCGCCTTCTGTGGTCTTAAAGTAAAGAGTAAATGTCTCCGGTTTAAGCAGTATCCCATCTCCTTGACAGCGATCGCGCGAATCGAATGTTAAGCTCATAACCCTCAATCGAAGGGTTTCTCTGTATCTCATTTAAGTAAATATCGATATACCATTAATTTAAAGTTGGACATCACCTATATCCTTTGCTAGAATTTACGCAAACATAGAGTTCGATTCACCTTATATACCAAGGTAAGACTTATGAGTAAACTGAACCTGCTACAGAAGCTGATGCTCACGGGTGTAGCTAGTGCTATCACTGCTACTTCCGGCTCACTGTTAGTAACACCTTCTGCCTTGGCAGCAACAGTCTTCAGAGATTCAGGTAATATCGGAGATACGGTGGATGCCTTTCGTGCTGCTTTGGGGGATCCCAATAACGGCAATGCTCCAGGTTCTTTCTCCGTAGGTCGTCGCGAGATCAACTGGGATGCAGGAATTGTTCCTTTTGATATGCCCCCTGATTTCTTTAATAAAACGGTGACACGTGGGGCTGAGTTCAGCACTGATGCCGGAAACGAATTCGGAGTGAGCAATCCCAGTGTTGGCGACCCCGATTTTCCCGATAACAAATTTGATAGCCTCAACCCCACCTATTCTGGTGAATTTATGACCTTCAGTGACCCTCGGTTATTTACCCCGTTGGGTACGAATGTCATGGAGACCAACTTCTTTGTGCCAGGTAGTGATATGCCAGCCGCCGTTAGTGGATTCGGTGCTGTTTTTACAGATGTAGACCTTCCCGATATTACAAAAATAGAATACTTCGATATTCAGGGCAACTTGCTAGCCTCTGAGTTTGTCGATCCAGATCCGCAAGGACTATCCTTTCTAGGTGTAAGCTTTGATGCCCCCATTTTATTTAATGTCAAGATTACTCTAGGCAATACGCCGATTGGCTCGAATGACGACCCTGGGAATAATGTTGATGTTGTCGTGCTAGACGACTTCATCTACGGAGAACCGAATAAAGTTCCTGAACCTGCGACTACACTCGGTTTACTCGCTCTGGGAGTTTTCGGGGCGGATTTATTGCGGAAACGCCAACCTAACCGCTAATTCTCAGCCATAAGAGCTGATTTCTAGGGATTCGCGGATGGCGACGGTCATCAGGCGCACGAGGCACTCTTTCTGCTCTTGGGCGGTATGGAGCGATAGGCTTTGAGGAGCTTGTACTGGCTGGCTTGGAGGTAGGTGACGAGGCGCTGGACAAAGGGGTCGGGGTGGGTCGCGCGATCGCGACCTTTCCAGCCCGATTCAAAGAAAAGAAGAGTAAATGTCTCCGATTTAAGTAGTATTCCATCCCCCTCAATAGAGAGGAGCGCAACTAACAATTCCTAAAACTGTTGTCAGAAGCAATAAAACAAAGACAACAAAACGGGGAAGACGAGTGATATAAAACAATTTAGAATTTTGTCCATCGCTATTACTCATCTTTCCCCATTTAAAAACAATCAAGTCTTGACGGAAAACTAGCGCTTTGCCAACTTCTTCGACAGCTTACGCAAGCGAATCGACTCCGGCGTAACCTCCACCAACTCATCAGACCCAATATACTCTAGCGCCCGCTCCAAACTCATATCTACAGGGGATTGCAACTGCACCAATTCGTCTCCCGTCGCGGCGCGGTGGTTCGTTAATTGCTTGGTTTTGCAGACATTCAAATCCAAATCCTGCGGACGATTGTGTTCCCCGACGATCATTCCCTTATACACCTTCGTTCCGGGGGTAATGAAGAATACGCCGCGATCTTCCGCATTTTTGAGAGCGTAGAATGTAGAAGTCCCTTCTTCAAACGCAACCATCACGCCGTTGTAGCGGGTTTCCACATCCCCACTTAAGGGGCGATACTCCAAGAAACTGTGGTTCATAATCCCTTCTCCGCGCGTCAGGCGGAGGAATTCACCCCGAAAACCAATCAACCCCCGCGCCGGAATCACAAATTCCAATTGAGTGCGTCCGTTGGTTGCGGTTTGCATATCCTGCATCGTTCCTTTGCGCTGTCCGAGGCGTTCGATACAACTTCCTACTGAGGCTTCAGGAACGTCGAGAACGAGATACTCAAAGGGTTCGCAAGGTTGTCCGCTCACTTCGCGATAAATCACTTGGGGTTGGGAAACTTGGAATTCGTAACCTTCCCGACGCATGGTTTCGATTAAAATGCCCAGGTGGAGTTCTCCCCGTCCGGAAACGAGGAATTTCTCAGCCGTATCGGTTTCTTCCACGCGCAGAGCGACATTGGTTTCCAACTCGCGCCAAAGGCGATCGCGCAATTGCCGAGAGGTGACGAATTTCCCTTCCTGTCCAGCAAAAGGAGAGTCGTTGATTGAAAAGGTCATTTGCAGGGTTGGTTCGTCTACGGCGATCAGGGGCAACGCCTGGGGGTCGTCGGGACAGGTAATGGTTTCCCCAATATTGGCATCCGCAAACCCCGCCACCGCAACCAGATTTCCCGCCGAGGCTTCTTTGAGTTCGACGCGCGCCAATCCTTCAAACCCTAAGAGTTTTGAGACTTTGGTTTTGACAATCGAGCCGTCATCTTTGTATAACGCGGCTTGCTGTCCGGCTTTAATCGTACCGTTGTGAATGCGACCGATGACAATTCGCCCTAAATATTCCGAGTAGTCGAGAGTGGTGACTTGCAATTGTAAGGGTTTTTCCACATCTCCAGCCGGAGGGGGAACGTGATGAATAATCGCCTCAAATAGCGGTTCCATATTTATCCCTTCCGCTTCTAATTCTTCCTTGGCGTAACCGTCTAAACCAGAGGCGTACAGGGTGTTGAAGTCGCACTGATCGTCATCTGCACCCAACTCCACGAACAAATCAAAGACTTTATCAACGGCGGTGTCGGGGTTGGCGCGAGGACGATCGATTTTATTAACAACAACGATGGGACGCAAACCTTTTTCCAATGCCTTTTTCAGCACGAAGCGCGTTTGCGGCATGGGCCCTTCGTTGGCATCGACGATTAAAATGCAACCATCGACCATTCCTAATACTCGCTCGACTTCCCCGCCAAAGTCAGCGTGTCCGGGGGTATCGACAATGTTGATCAGAATGTCTTTGTAGCGAACGGCGGTATTTTTCGAGAGGATGGTAATTCCCCGTTCTCTCTCCAACGTGTTAGAGTCCATTACGCAGTCGGGAATCTCTTCACCTTCGCGGAAAACGCCGGATTGTTTGAGGAGTGCGTCAACAAGGGTGGTTTTGCCGTGATCGACGTGGGCAATGATAGCAACGTTGCGAATGGGAAGCGACATGGGATTACCAGGAATTTATGTAATGAATCTCAAGATTTCTTAATAATTCTAACCTATGAAAGTGCGCGATCGCGGACTCCTTGAAAAGGTTTGCACTCCAAAGGCGCTAAAGAAAGACCACAGCAGGGTTTAGGATATAAATAGAGTGGATTGCAGCGAGGAAAAACTGCCATGATACAAGCTGTTCCCAAAACCATGACCCTAGACGAATTTCTGGATTGGTATCCAGATGGCTACGGTCGCTTTGAACTGTACGATGGAGTTGTTGTCGAAATGCAACCTACTGGAACTCACGAACGGGTAGCAGCGCTTCATGCACTCAAACTGGGAATTGAGATTGAACGTTTAGAGCTTCCTTACTTCGTTGCTCGACAATGTATTATTAAGCCCATTGATTCCGATAAATCGGGCTTTATTCCTGATGTTGCCGTCTTAGATGAAAACGCCCTTAAAACCGAACCATTGTGGAAAAAACGTTCTGTTATTACGAAAGGCGAAACAGTTCGTTTAGCAATTGAAGTTGTGAGTACCAATTGGCAAGACGACTACCTCATTAAGTTAGCTGAATACGAAAAGCTGGGAATTTCGGAATACTGGATTGTTGACTATTTGGGTTTGGGGGGTAAACGCTATATCGGGAATCCCAAACGACCCGTTATTTTGGTTTATTCCCTGGTTGATGGGGAGTATATGGTGAGTGAGTTTAGAGAGAATCAGCGAATTGAATCGCCAACTTTTCCAGAGTTGAATTTGACGGCAGAACGGGTTTTCAAGGTGGGACAATAATTGATTCCGCGATCGCGAATAAAGCCTTTTGTCTTAATGAGGTATGTAGAGTTCGAGCGCTCTTAATTAGTTTAGTACAAAAGAACTACATGTGGTATAATGGTTATGTACATTCTGAAGTTATTCAAAATCAAAAACTTATTACAAAGTTGTGGATTTGAGCAATGATTGATTGTCTCAACGTAGCTCGCTACTTCATTGTGAGAGCTTACGAAAACGGAATAGAAGCTGAAATGACGAACATGAAGGTTCAAAAGCTTCTCTATTACGCCCAAAGCTTGCATTTGGCACTAAACGATGAGCCATTATTTGATGAAGAAATTCAAGCATGGCGATATGGACCCGTTTGTCCTAGGGCGTATCGGTTTTATAGTAAATTTGAAGCACAACAGTTACCTATTCCAACCAAAGAATCGTTGCAAGAGATTTCAGAGCAGGAGAACAGGCTTTTAGAAGAAGTTTGGGAGTATTTTGGAGGCTATCATGCTTTTCAGTTGAGCGATATGACTCATGTGGAATTTCCGTGGAAAAAAGCTAGAAAAGGATTGCCATCTGAAGCAAGTTCAACTGAGCCAGTTCTGAGAGAAGATTTGAAAGTATTAGGTTATCAAAAACTCGATGAAATAGAGCGAAAGAATCCTGCATATAAACCTGTAATGTCTAAAATACTGGAGGATGCTTATAACTCAGAATCTTCAACTCGTATTCATAAAGGAGAAGTGCGTGACTGGCTCAACTCCCTTCTCGATTAAAGAATCCGAGAACTTCAAACGTTCGTTTAAAAAACTAGCAAAAGTTCACAGAAATAAACTTGTTGAAGTTATTGGAGAAATCTTAGAAAATTTAATAGAGGATCAATATCCTCGCAACTCTCGTCAGGAACCTTTACCTGGACATATTAATTTGCCAGAAGGATGGACATTTCATAAGTTGGAGATTAGAATTTCTAAAGGAGCGTCTGGGCAAATTAGACTGATGTATTTAGTTAATGAGGCAACCTCAATTATTCGGCTTGTTTGGATTTATAGTCATGAGCAGTTTTCTAAACGTCCTGCTGACAAAGATTTAAAGAACGTAATTAAAAGGACACTAGATTAACTCCTCTTTCCTAAAAGGATTTTACAGACGCGATCGCGCACTCTAACAATCCTAATCCCGATCGAGATAAAATCGAACAACCTTATCGCGGTTATCCCGTTCCCACAACGTCCTAAAACCGCGTTCCGCCTCTTCCCATCGTTCCTGACAAAAGAGATTCACCGCCGTTTCAAAATCCTGGTGAGTTTCGGTTTTCAAGGCTCTGATTGCATCGAGATCGCTATCATATACTTCAAAAATACCCACGGGTTTTCGCTTCCCTTTCACCGTCACGCGACCTAAAAAACGAATGTCGTACTGTGCGGTATCCTGGAGGCTGGAAAAGGTATCTTCGCTAATAAGTATCCCCACACCGTAAGTTTTGGTTAACCCTTCGAGGCGAGAAGCTAAATTCACCGCATCGGAGATCACCGTACTTTCCATTCGCTGTTCCTCTCCCACGGTTCCCAGCATTAATTTCCCGGTGTGCAACCCAATTCCAATAGCAATTGAAAATGTCTCTTGTGCTTGCCGTTGTCTATTGTAGAGGGTAACTTGCCTTTGAATCGCGATCGCGGCGCGAATTGCATCGTCGGCGGTTTTGGGAAATAACGCCATAATTGCATCGCCAATATATTTATCAATAAAACCGTTATGATCGCGAATTAAAGGACAAACACGCCGCAAATATTCATTGAGAAAATCGAAATTTTCTTTGGGAGACATTGTTTCCGAAATTGTCGTAAAAGAGCGAATATCGGAGAACAAAACGGTCATTGTTTCCTGAACTTGATCGCCAAGTCGAACATCGACAATACTCTCTTTATCGAGAAATTCGATAAATTCATGGGGAACAAAACGATTGTAGGCAATATTAATTTTAGAAAGTTGAACGTGGGTTTTGATTCTTGCTAAAAGTTCGTTTTTGGAAACGGGTTTAATTAAATAATCATTTGCACCGACGCTAAAGCCTTGAATAATGTCGCTATCTTGGATTTTTGCTGTTAGAAAAACAATCGGGAGTTCTGCGGCAGAAAATCGCTGTCTCACGGATTTACACACTTCATAACCTGTTTTTCTCGGCATCATAATGTCCAGCAAAATAATATCGGGTTTATAGCCACTCTCAATTAACTCTAAAGCTTCCATTCCGCTTGCAGCTTGGGTAATTGTATAGTCGTGTAAAGACAAATGATTGATTAACACTTGACGATTGACGGGATCGTCATCAACAACTAATACAATGGTTCCTCGAACCGTCGTTAAGATTTCTGAGTCGGTTATGGAGTCTTGTTCTGGCATGGCGGAAGAATCAAAAAGCTGGCTTTCTTGCGATGAATTTGCTTCTGTCTCTGGGGTTTGAGATTCAGAGATTGGAAGTGTAAAATTTACTGTAGAACCTCTTCCTACCGCCGATTCAATCCAGATTTTACCGCCGTGTAATTCAACTAATTTTTTAGTGATTGCTAATCCCAAACCCGTCCCACCGTATTCTCGTGCTGTGGAACCATCTCCTTGTTCAAATGCAGAGAAAATACGCTCTAATTGCTCAGTTGGAATGCCAATTCCTGTATCGCTTACGGCAACTTTCATCCAAGAATCGGTAACTGTTGCAGAAATTTCTACTATTCCTTTTTCTGTGAATTTAATTGAATTGCCAACCAAATTGTGCAAGATTTGTTGAATGCGATTTTCATCTACATAGACTAAGGGAATATCTTGGGAAATTGAGTTAATTAGTTTAACGTCTTTTTCTCCAATGAGATGGCGAGAGAGTGTGAAAATAACTTCAGCAATTTCACGCATTCCCAAGAGTTTTAAGTTTAATTCTAGTCGCTCGTTTTTGAGTTGGGCGAAGTCCAGTAAATCGCTAACTAATCGGTTTAAGCGTTTGCCACTATAAACAATTAAATTTAGGTTTTGCTTCGCTTGTTGTGGCAGAACTCCACTTACACCATCGAGAAGAGAGTCAGCAATGCCAATAATTCCGTGCAGGGGCGTTCTGAGTTCGTGGGAAGTATTGGCTAAAAATTCATCTTTGAGACGATCTAAACGCTGCAATTCGATATTTTTGAGTTCCATATCTTTTGCATAGCGCTTAAGCTGTCCTTGGGCTTCGGTAAAGCGGCGTTCCAGGATGACAACCAAGAGTAAAATAAACCCTAACATTCCCCAAAGATAGAGTCTGGGTTGAAAAAGAAAAATAAAGAAACGGTAAGCGAAAATATCGTGAATGACAAACAGGACAAGAATGGCAAAGCCGAAGGTGAATAATCTGGCTTCCCAACTGCCGTCGATAGATTTTTTGATTGCGATGGAGACGAGAATACTACAAATGATTAGATAAGCAATTTGAGCGAAATAAACGGATTGAGACAGGGAAATTAAACGCAAACCAACGGCACTTAATGCGAAAACCCCATAAACTGCTTGAATTTGCCATAAACGACGAACGATCGTGCGCCGTCCTTTCCCGAAAATTTGTTCAAAGAAAATACACGTACTAACAGGTGCAAATTGGAACGCAAGATGATGGAAAAAGTTTAAAAGATTTTGATTTTCAAAGAGTAATAAAACCGTTTTAACAGTGGTGAGGGTATAAATTCCGCTAATTATGGCGAGAAAGCCGAAAGAGAGGTAGGCGCTGGGGGCTTTTTTAAGGAGCGCGATCGCGAGGGGTAAAAGACCGCATAATAGAAAAAATACCCCTAAACCAATTTGATCGAGGTCTTGAAAAATCAGTTGAGCAATTAACGCTTGCAGAGAACCGACTGTAGGAAGACTGAAAAAACCAAGGGTAATGGTTGTCGCTCTTTCAGGATGCACGCGCAATAATAAGGTTTGATTCTCAAAATTACTGGGCAGTGGAATAATGGGCCAAGCATTATCCTTGGGAAGAAATTGGCTTGTGCTATCCAGGGTGCGATTGTGGTAAATATGTTCTTCATCGAGGTAAGCATCGACTAAATCGGGAATGCCTTGAAGATACAAGCTAGGAGATACCCAATTTCCTTGGGGTAATGGCGCGCGCAACCATAATGTTGCATTGCGGGTTACGGCTAATTTATCGGGAAGATTTAAGGATTGCCAATCTGTTGCTGCTGGGGGGATGGCTTCTGTCTTTTCCCAATGATATTGCCATTCGCGCGCGATCGCGCTCGGTTCGGCACGATAGGAAGGAGTCTGCGCGCGAGCAAGGTTACCATTACTCAACGCAGCACATAAAATTAGTAGAATTGCACCCAAACACAGTACAAGACGGACGGGAGTGGAACGAAATCCAAACTTCATGGGGAGAGTCTCCTCAGACATTCTCGATTGAGTTACGTCCTACATAAGGCAGCAACTCGCCGTCTCAATGCTCAAAAATATCTTTAAATTGCAACAAATCCAGAGACACCAATAGGGGTAAATTTTCAAAACACCGTTGTGCTAATTGCCAGCGTTCTTCGCGTTCGAGCATTACCCTGAGTTTATCTTTCATACCCACCAGATAGCGCACGTCATTGGCAGCATAGTTCAATTGTTCTGGGGAAAGATTCATCGAATTGCCCCAATCCGAACTTTGAGCGCTTTTGTCGAGTTCAACTTGTTCGAGTTCTCGCACGAGGGCTTTCAAACCGTGCTGGGATGTGTAGGTACGCGCGAGCTTGCTGGCAATTTTGGTACAAAAAACGGGGTTTGTGGCAATACCAAAGCTGTGTTGCAACTGCGCGAGGTCGAAGCGGGCAAAATGGAAGATTTTGAGGATATTTGGCGCTTCCATCAACTTTTTGAGGTTGGGTGCTGTGGTTTGTCCCTTGGCGATACGAAGGGCGGTAACATATCCTTGGGGATCGCACAGTTGAACCAAACAGAGACGATCGCGTAATGGATTCAAACCCATCGTCTCCGTATCCACAGCAATAGATTCAGCCGTTAAGTATCGTGAGAGAGTTGTTTCATCGAGATCGCGATCGCAAACCTGAAAATTGGGCAGTTCCATAAATTTGTCTTCAAATACCCTAATTAAGCAAAGAACTTGGGCAGCTTGGCGGTTTTGCTACCGTTAAGTTCGGCGATATCGCTCCTCCATTGCTACCCCTAGGAATATTTTATAGAACAACCTGCCCAAACTCCGAGGTTTTAGCGCGCGATTCTGAAGGGATGCAGGGGCAATCGATTCTATACAATCCTTTACATTCGCCCAAATCCACCTCATCAGAAAAACCGCGAGGGTCATGAAACGTCAGCGAATCGGGAAATTTTCCCTTCATGAGGTTAGAGGGGCGATCTGTTGGGAGGGGCTAAGGAATTGCTAGAATTTACGCGAGGCATTAACGAATGCCATTTCCGTTCAAACTGTCTTTTGGAAAAAGAGCGAACCGAATTCTGGAAAACTGAAGTGTAATTTTATGTTTTTCCATTCTCGGCTATGGTGTTATCGAATCGAGCAGTAGAGGGTAATGTTGATTTGACGTTAATGAGGAGTCGATGCAGTAGAATCGTTCAACAGAAAGGGGAGTTAGGGTAAATATGGGGAAGAGGTTGCAACTTACGATCGGTAATCTGCGTCCCGAGGATTCCAAGGATTTTGGGATTTTGGGTCGAACTTCTCAGGTTTCCCCAATCCTTTTAGAACAGGGCAAATCGAAGAGATTGGATTATTCAAAATAGCAAACGATGCAGGATACTCTCCTATGGATCTCGAATCGCACCAATTTATAACTTTTTTTGAAGCAGAGCAAGCCGCGCAACTGTGTGAAATTGCGATTGTAGAAAAATACCCCAATCAAACCGTTATTTTTGAAGAAGGTGCGCGATCGGATTGTTTATATCTTCTTTTGGAAGGTCGAGTAGAGTTTCGCAAAAAAATTGGTCCAAACCAGTATCGTAAGCTCACCACAGCATTTCCCAATGCTTTTTTTGGAGAATTAGGCATTATTGACGGACAACCGCGAAGCGCTCAAGCGATCGCGGATGGTTATGCACTCTTAGGTAGAGTCCCTGAAGAAGGGTTCATGAAAGTTCTCGACGGCGCGCGGGGTTCGGTGATCACCAAACTCTGTAGCTATATGGTGCAACGCCTGCGGGACACCACAGAAGAATACATCCAACAGCAACTCCACAAAGAGAAGATGGTTTTGATGGGGGAAATGCTCAACACGGTGATTCACGATTTCAAGAGTCCCCTGAGCAGTATTAATTTGGCGAGCAGTATGCTCAAGGAACAGCACCCGGATGAAGAGACTGAAGAGTGGTGCGACTTGATCCAAGCGCAAACTCGCAGAATGGCAGCAATGGCAGAAGACTTTTTGGAATTTGCTAGGGGAAGTGCCGTCCTCAATCCCAAACCCGTCAACCTGTCGAGCGCTTTACAACGCTTTGAGAAACTGAACTTAGTGTATTTCCAGGAAGCCCAGGCGAAGGTAGAGATTGAATGCCCTCCAGATTTGGTGTTGAAGATTGATGAGGGCAAACTGCTGCGGGTTTTGCAAAATTTGGTAGGAAATGCGGTGGATGCGTTTAACGGTCGTCCAGGGCGCATTGAGATCCTTGTCACTCAACAAGAACAAGGTGTGGAGATTGAAATATCCGATAATGGCCCCGGCATTC
It encodes:
- a CDS encoding Panacea domain-containing protein; translation: MIDCLNVARYFIVRAYENGIEAEMTNMKVQKLLYYAQSLHLALNDEPLFDEEIQAWRYGPVCPRAYRFYSKFEAQQLPIPTKESLQEISEQENRLLEEVWEYFGGYHAFQLSDMTHVEFPWKKARKGLPSEASSTEPVLREDLKVLGYQKLDEIERKNPAYKPVMSKILEDAYNSESSTRIHKGEVRDWLNSLLD
- a CDS encoding CPBP family intramembrane glutamic endopeptidase; translated protein: MENPNPSDIEPLTRTQILVAMGVTAVILLAIAKLWQRIGEVALLPLQFDLRGVILGLGIALGITVASSIMYRLWGAYRRSADFYLDLVLKPLIFPDYIWLGLLPGLSEELLFRGVMLPAFGANTVAVVISSVLFGVLHFSGSQQWPYIIWATAIGLVLGFSAIYTGNLLVPIIAHIVTNFLSSCLWKWGQSTNLTES
- a CDS encoding type II toxin-antitoxin system mRNA interferase toxin, RelE/StbE family; the encoded protein is MTGSTPFSIKESENFKRSFKKLAKVHRNKLVEVIGEILENLIEDQYPRNSRQEPLPGHINLPEGWTFHKLEIRISKGASGQIRLMYLVNEATSIIRLVWIYSHEQFSKRPADKDLKNVIKRTLD
- the typA gene encoding translational GTPase TypA → MSLPIRNVAIIAHVDHGKTTLVDALLKQSGVFREGEEIPDCVMDSNTLERERGITILSKNTAVRYKDILINIVDTPGHADFGGEVERVLGMVDGCILIVDANEGPMPQTRFVLKKALEKGLRPIVVVNKIDRPRANPDTAVDKVFDLFVELGADDDQCDFNTLYASGLDGYAKEELEAEGINMEPLFEAIIHHVPPPAGDVEKPLQLQVTTLDYSEYLGRIVIGRIHNGTIKAGQQAALYKDDGSIVKTKVSKLLGFEGLARVELKEASAGNLVAVAGFADANIGETITCPDDPQALPLIAVDEPTLQMTFSINDSPFAGQEGKFVTSRQLRDRLWRELETNVALRVEETDTAEKFLVSGRGELHLGILIETMRREGYEFQVSQPQVIYREVSGQPCEPFEYLVLDVPEASVGSCIERLGQRKGTMQDMQTATNGRTQLEFVIPARGLIGFRGEFLRLTRGEGIMNHSFLEYRPLSGDVETRYNGVMVAFEEGTSTFYALKNAEDRGVFFITPGTKVYKGMIVGEHNRPQDLDLNVCKTKQLTNHRAATGDELVQLQSPVDMSLERALEYIGSDELVEVTPESIRLRKLSKKLAKR
- a CDS encoding Uma2 family endonuclease — protein: MIQAVPKTMTLDEFLDWYPDGYGRFELYDGVVVEMQPTGTHERVAALHALKLGIEIERLELPYFVARQCIIKPIDSDKSGFIPDVAVLDENALKTEPLWKKRSVITKGETVRLAIEVVSTNWQDDYLIKLAEYEKLGISEYWIVDYLGLGGKRYIGNPKRPVILVYSLVDGEYMVSEFRENQRIESPTFPELNLTAERVFKVGQ
- a CDS encoding DUF3326 domain-containing protein; amino-acid sequence: MNPRPFTVVLIVPTGVGAAIGGYAGDALPVARAIAQTCDRLITHPNVLNGAQLYWNLPNAYYVEGYALDRFAAGSWGLQPVYQNRIGLILDRAIEPELCLRHLQAADAARATLGLNLTDFIVTDAPLGVELRQAASGASWGTIDNPGSLLRAAEQLIQKTKANAIAVVARFPDNIDSAALQNYRHGSGVDPLAGAEAVISHLIVRQFQVPCAHAPALSPLPPDPDVAPRAAAEELGYTFLPCVLVGLSRAPQFVTSPQQHAPQNFWADSVDAVVVPADACGGSAILSLSQTCIITVAENQTQMQVPPESLGINTIAVNSYLEAVGVLVAHRAGISPDALRPDIPSLHRLS
- a CDS encoding PEP-CTERM sorting domain-containing protein codes for the protein MSKLNLLQKLMLTGVASAITATSGSLLVTPSALAATVFRDSGNIGDTVDAFRAALGDPNNGNAPGSFSVGRREINWDAGIVPFDMPPDFFNKTVTRGAEFSTDAGNEFGVSNPSVGDPDFPDNKFDSLNPTYSGEFMTFSDPRLFTPLGTNVMETNFFVPGSDMPAAVSGFGAVFTDVDLPDITKIEYFDIQGNLLASEFVDPDPQGLSFLGVSFDAPILFNVKITLGNTPIGSNDDPGNNVDVVVLDDFIYGEPNKVPEPATTLGLLALGVFGADLLRKRQPNR